The following are from one region of the Halarcobacter sp. genome:
- a CDS encoding tRNA (cytidine(34)-2'-O)-methyltransferase: MFNIVLLEPRIPGNVGTIGRLAFAMNCTLHLIKPYGFGEITEKEVRRAGLDYWYDLDVREYENIEDFWSKNPLNDRHFFATTKTDKVYFDAKYKVGDFIYFGREDAGLPESLLDMNKENCVTIPMTNEARSLNIANSVSIVAYEALRQNFKEFK; the protein is encoded by the coding sequence ATGTTTAATATAGTATTATTAGAACCAAGAATTCCAGGAAATGTTGGAACAATAGGGCGTTTAGCTTTTGCTATGAACTGTACACTTCACCTAATCAAACCTTATGGTTTTGGTGAAATTACAGAAAAAGAAGTAAGACGGGCTGGACTTGATTATTGGTATGATTTAGATGTTAGAGAGTATGAAAACATTGAAGATTTTTGGTCAAAAAATCCTTTAAATGATAGACATTTTTTTGCTACAACAAAAACAGACAAAGTTTATTTTGATGCCAAATATAAAGTAGGGGATTTTATTTATTTTGGTAGAGAAGATGCTGGTTTACCTGAATCTTTACTAGATATGAATAAAGAAAATTGTGTAACAATTCCTATGACAAATGAAGCTAGAAGTTTAAATATTGCAAACTCAGTTTCTATTGTTGCTTATGAAGCTTTAAGACAAAATTTTAAAGAGTTTAAATAA
- the purU gene encoding formyltetrahydrofolate deformylase: protein MKEYILLIDTIDAKGLVYNVSKVLYANHLNIEQNAEFVDPDTKKFFMRTVISGDVNRDILYKELIEVLPKESTIKLNVKSKKDIVILATKESHVLGDLLIRYIDGELDANIKAVIANHDYLQDLVEKFNIPFHCISAEDMDREAHEDLVIEQIKEYEPELIVLAKYMRILTPKFVNAFPQQVLNIHHSFLPAFIGANPYKQAHHRGVKIIGATAHYVTDDLDEGPIIAQDVVRVDHTYSWQDMRRAGRNVEKVVLSTALQHLLEDKVFVFGNKTVIL from the coding sequence ATGAAAGAATATATACTTCTTATTGACACTATCGATGCAAAAGGACTTGTTTACAATGTCTCAAAAGTTCTTTATGCAAACCACTTAAATATTGAACAAAATGCTGAGTTTGTTGATCCTGACACAAAAAAGTTTTTTATGAGAACTGTAATCTCTGGAGATGTAAATAGAGATATTTTATATAAAGAATTGATTGAAGTTCTTCCAAAAGAATCAACAATAAAACTAAATGTAAAATCTAAAAAAGATATTGTTATTTTAGCTACAAAAGAATCACATGTTTTAGGTGATTTACTTATTAGATATATAGATGGTGAGCTTGATGCAAATATTAAAGCAGTAATTGCAAACCATGATTATCTTCAAGATTTAGTTGAAAAATTTAATATCCCTTTTCACTGCATAAGTGCAGAAGATATGGATAGAGAAGCTCATGAAGATTTAGTTATTGAACAAATCAAAGAGTATGAGCCAGAACTAATTGTTTTAGCAAAATATATGAGAATACTAACTCCAAAATTTGTAAATGCTTTCCCTCAACAAGTGCTTAATATCCACCACTCGTTTTTACCAGCATTTATAGGAGCAAATCCATATAAACAAGCACACCATAGAGGTGTTAAGATTATTGGTGCAACAGCTCACTATGTAACTGATGACTTAGATGAAGGTCCAATCATTGCTCAAGATGTTGTTAGAGTTGACCATACTTACTCTTGGCAAGATATGAGAAGAGCAGGGCGAAATGTAGAAAAAGTAGTATTATCTACTGCACTTCAACACCTTTTAGAAGACAAAGTTTTTGTTTTCGGAAATAAAACAGTAATTTTATAA
- a CDS encoding malic enzyme-like NAD(P)-binding protein, with protein sequence MSKQVTKEEALEYHQFPNPGKLAIETTTELKTQRDLSLAYTPGVAFPCLAIEEDPENAFKYTTKRNLVAVISNGTAVLGLGNIGALASKPVMEGKSVLFKKFSAIDSFDIEVDEVDVDKFVNVCKAISPTFGGINLEDIKSPECFEIERRLIDELDIPVMHDDQHGTAIITTAGLINACDIIKKELSSLKVVVVGAGAAAISCSRMYKAVGVENIIMCDSKGVIHDGREDLNKYKKEFSISEPLTMLDAFREADVVLGLSRPGTFTQEHIAVMADEPIVFTLANPTPELFPDEILAIRDKAIVGTGRSDFNNQVNNVIGFPFIFRGALDVQAKKINMAMKKAAAQAIADLAKKPVTDDIKEIFGDHLAYSKEYILPKPFDKRLIVEVSAAVAQAAVDSGVARVKTFDIEEYKTKLSKMI encoded by the coding sequence ATGAGTAAACAAGTAACTAAAGAAGAAGCTTTAGAATATCACCAGTTTCCAAATCCAGGTAAACTGGCAATTGAAACAACAACAGAGTTAAAAACACAAAGAGACTTATCTTTGGCATATACTCCAGGGGTTGCATTTCCTTGTCTTGCAATTGAAGAAGACCCAGAAAATGCATTTAAATATACTACAAAAAGAAATCTTGTAGCAGTAATCTCAAATGGTACAGCTGTATTAGGCCTAGGTAATATTGGTGCTTTAGCATCTAAGCCAGTTATGGAAGGTAAATCTGTACTATTTAAAAAGTTTTCAGCTATAGATTCATTTGATATTGAAGTTGACGAAGTAGACGTAGATAAGTTTGTAAATGTATGTAAAGCTATCTCACCTACATTCGGGGGAATCAACTTAGAAGATATTAAATCACCAGAATGTTTTGAAATTGAGAGAAGATTAATTGATGAACTAGATATTCCAGTAATGCACGATGACCAACACGGTACTGCAATCATCACAACAGCAGGTTTAATCAATGCTTGTGATATTATTAAAAAAGAATTATCATCTTTAAAAGTTGTTGTTGTTGGAGCAGGAGCAGCAGCTATTTCTTGTAGTAGAATGTATAAAGCTGTTGGTGTAGAAAATATTATTATGTGTGACTCTAAAGGTGTTATTCATGATGGTAGAGAAGATTTAAATAAATATAAAAAAGAGTTTTCTATCTCTGAACCATTAACAATGTTAGATGCATTTAGAGAAGCTGATGTTGTATTAGGACTTTCTAGACCAGGAACATTTACACAAGAGCATATTGCAGTTATGGCTGATGAGCCTATCGTATTTACACTTGCAAATCCAACTCCTGAGTTATTCCCAGATGAAATCTTAGCAATTAGAGATAAAGCTATTGTTGGGACAGGAAGAAGTGACTTTAATAACCAAGTTAACAATGTAATTGGTTTCCCTTTTATTTTTAGAGGTGCATTAGATGTACAAGCTAAAAAAATCAATATGGCTATGAAAAAAGCAGCTGCACAAGCAATTGCTGATTTAGCTAAAAAACCAGTAACTGATGATATTAAAGAGATTTTTGGAGATCACTTAGCTTACTCAAAAGAGTATATCTTACCTAAACCATTTGACAAAAGACTTATTGTAGAAGTTTCAGCTGCAGTTGCACAAGCTGCTGTTGATTCAGGTGTGGCAAGAGTTAAAACTTTTGATATAGAAGAGTACAAAACTAAACTATCTAAAATGATTTAA
- the pgeF gene encoding peptidoglycan editing factor PgeF — protein sequence MHDIFYTFTNKDEGNLAYHVPDKKENVDKNRLELSKKFKFDIKNLISMNQVHGSCVTVVGKDSPRIIDDCDAIITNEKNLTLMVMVADCIPILMFDKFNGVIAAVHAGRNSTFQKISEKTVLKMIEEFSCKPENIEVIMGPSIQKCCYEVDEKLANIVKINFGIEFENNRYLDLQGINKKQLKDLGVRNITINDRCTMCSGVDYFSYRVDKACGRFAGIISILS from the coding sequence ATGCACGATATTTTTTATACTTTCACAAATAAAGATGAGGGAAATCTAGCTTATCACGTACCAGACAAAAAAGAGAATGTTGATAAAAACAGATTAGAACTTTCAAAAAAATTTAAATTTGATATTAAAAATCTTATCTCTATGAATCAAGTTCATGGTTCTTGCGTTACTGTTGTAGGAAAAGATTCACCAAGAATTATAGATGATTGCGATGCAATAATAACAAATGAGAAAAATTTGACTCTTATGGTTATGGTTGCAGATTGTATTCCTATTTTGATGTTTGATAAGTTTAATGGTGTAATTGCAGCTGTACATGCTGGTAGAAACTCAACTTTTCAGAAAATATCTGAAAAAACTGTGTTAAAAATGATTGAAGAATTTTCTTGTAAACCAGAAAATATTGAAGTTATCATGGGGCCTTCTATTCAAAAGTGTTGTTATGAAGTTGATGAAAAACTTGCAAACATAGTAAAAATTAATTTTGGAATAGAGTTTGAGAATAATAGATATCTAGATTTACAAGGTATAAATAAAAAACAACTTAAAGACTTAGGTGTTAGAAATATAACTATAAATGATAGATGTACAATGTGCTCAGGAGTAGATTATTTTTCCTACAGAGTTGACAAAGCTTGTGGAAGATTTGCCGGGATAATCTCTATTCTATCGTAA
- a CDS encoding shikimate dehydrogenase, with the protein MSDNKELFAIFGNPVEHSKSPQMHNAGFDNINFNGEYIKHLIEDGNEVKNIFLDKHYKGVNITVPHKEYAYKNADEVRGLAQKIKAVNTYINENGKVIAYNTDAPGFLKAIESFKDVKSVLLLGAGGTAKAISLALQESDIAVTVLNRSESKLDFFKEHDIECYSWDTFKPKEYDLIVNSTSAGLKDEYLPCDKELLENVFKTAKYAFDCVYGKITPFLALAKENNLEIKDGEDMLLYQGVLAFEYFTNTKADENLVEAMRKGLKG; encoded by the coding sequence ATGTCAGATAATAAAGAACTTTTTGCAATATTTGGAAACCCAGTAGAACACTCAAAATCACCACAAATGCACAATGCAGGATTTGATAATATAAATTTTAATGGTGAATATATAAAACATCTAATTGAAGATGGGAATGAAGTAAAAAATATATTTTTAGATAAGCACTATAAGGGTGTAAATATAACAGTTCCACATAAAGAATATGCATACAAAAATGCAGATGAAGTAAGAGGTTTAGCTCAAAAAATCAAAGCAGTAAATACATATATAAATGAAAATGGAAAAGTTATAGCATACAATACAGATGCTCCAGGATTTTTAAAAGCAATTGAAAGTTTTAAAGATGTTAAATCAGTTCTTCTTTTAGGAGCTGGTGGAACAGCAAAAGCAATCAGTTTAGCCCTTCAAGAAAGTGATATAGCTGTAACAGTTTTAAACAGAAGTGAAAGTAAACTTGACTTTTTTAAAGAGCATGATATAGAGTGCTACTCTTGGGATACTTTCAAGCCTAAAGAATATGATTTAATAGTAAATTCTACAAGCGCAGGACTAAAAGATGAGTATCTTCCTTGTGATAAAGAATTACTAGAAAATGTATTTAAAACAGCAAAATATGCATTTGACTGTGTATATGGGAAAATTACACCATTTTTAGCTTTAGCAAAAGAGAATAACTTAGAGATAAAAGATGGAGAAGATATGTTACTTTATCAAGGTGTTTTAGCATTTGAATACTTTACAAATACAAAAGCTGATGAAAACTTAGTTGAAGCTATGAGAAAAGGCTTAAAAGGATGA
- a CDS encoding methyl-accepting chemotaxis protein, whose protein sequence is MSIKRKIIGAFSILVIITMLSSIYIAYNISKIKLNINNLTHKDYAGIDFLLEGDRDSYQSNVALSQMINLGLIYLLEADRDSYQSNIDISQVLTIEDQDKSQALIDEALKNLDQVKQRFGKFRNLLQAELPQLKDEFIKFDKLFVKVEGDTQNLISQIKNKEFKEAKKYYFESYLGDYNSMRDKMDFFTEETYKVINKNQLSTDGAVQTSFYAFVIMSIINIIIAIMFTIYLSRTIRNGISKFENGLLGFFSYLNKESDDVSPLDTSSKDEIAQLAIIVNENIKNTKSLLEEDLILLDNVKDVAEKVKEGNIKERIVKSTHNKNLEELKIIFNDMLTSISKTVADDLNELKKALKEYQKLNFRFRIEKTKGDTAEGLNTLAEIINEMLVDNKSNGLTLQNSAYTLLANVDKLSSASNEAAASLEETAAALEEITSNISHNTENVVKMAQNANELKKSSSEGEKLATQTTTAMDSINEQVTAINDAISVIDQIAFQTNILSLNAAVEAATAGEAGKGFAVVAQEVRNLASRSAEAAKEIKDLVENATVKANDGKNIADIMIKGYVGLNKNINTTLELISDVEVASKEQQSGIVQINDAINLLDRQTQQNAAVANETKDIAEQTQSIADEIVKEADEKEFEGKNSVKARDDIKIKNKEEPSIKKNKQEPKAETKKVNKQDIKPNNNDDSEWESF, encoded by the coding sequence ATGAGTATTAAAAGAAAAATCATTGGTGCATTCAGTATACTTGTAATTATTACTATGTTATCAAGTATTTATATTGCTTATAATATCAGTAAAATTAAACTGAATATAAATAACCTAACTCATAAAGATTATGCAGGTATAGATTTCTTGTTAGAAGGTGATAGGGACTCATATCAATCAAATGTAGCATTATCACAAATGATTAATTTGGGTTTAATATATTTGCTTGAAGCAGATAGGGATTCATACCAATCAAATATTGATATATCACAAGTTTTAACTATTGAAGATCAAGATAAGTCACAAGCGTTAATAGATGAAGCATTAAAAAACCTTGATCAAGTTAAGCAAAGATTTGGAAAGTTTAGAAATCTTTTGCAAGCAGAATTACCCCAATTGAAGGATGAATTTATTAAGTTTGACAAATTATTTGTAAAAGTCGAAGGGGATACTCAAAATCTAATATCTCAAATAAAAAATAAAGAGTTTAAAGAAGCAAAAAAATATTACTTTGAGTCTTATTTAGGTGATTACAACAGTATGAGAGATAAAATGGATTTTTTTACAGAAGAAACATACAAAGTTATAAATAAAAATCAACTCAGTACAGATGGGGCGGTTCAAACATCTTTTTACGCTTTTGTTATTATGTCTATTATAAATATTATTATTGCAATAATGTTTACTATTTATTTAAGTAGAACAATAAGAAATGGAATTTCTAAATTTGAAAATGGTTTATTAGGTTTCTTCTCTTATTTAAATAAAGAATCAGATGATGTTTCACCATTAGATACTAGCTCTAAAGACGAAATTGCACAATTAGCAATAATTGTAAATGAAAATATAAAAAATACAAAATCTTTATTAGAAGAGGATTTGATTTTATTAGACAATGTAAAAGATGTTGCTGAAAAAGTAAAAGAAGGAAACATAAAAGAGAGAATAGTAAAAAGCACCCACAATAAAAATCTTGAAGAGTTAAAAATTATCTTTAATGATATGTTAACTTCAATATCAAAAACAGTTGCAGATGATTTAAATGAGTTAAAAAAAGCATTAAAAGAGTATCAAAAACTTAATTTCAGATTTAGAATAGAAAAAACCAAAGGTGATACAGCAGAAGGTTTAAATACTCTTGCAGAAATTATAAATGAAATGTTAGTTGACAATAAATCAAATGGTTTAACTCTTCAAAATAGTGCTTATACTCTTTTAGCAAATGTAGATAAGCTAAGCAGTGCTTCAAATGAAGCAGCAGCAAGTTTAGAAGAAACAGCAGCAGCATTAGAAGAGATAACATCAAATATTTCACATAATACAGAAAATGTAGTAAAAATGGCTCAAAATGCAAATGAACTTAAAAAATCATCTTCTGAGGGTGAAAAACTTGCAACTCAAACAACTACTGCAATGGATAGTATAAACGAACAAGTAACAGCTATCAATGATGCTATTTCAGTTATTGACCAAATTGCTTTCCAAACAAATATTCTTTCACTAAATGCAGCTGTTGAAGCTGCAACAGCAGGAGAAGCTGGTAAAGGATTTGCGGTTGTTGCACAAGAGGTTAGAAACCTTGCAAGTAGATCAGCAGAAGCTGCTAAAGAGATTAAAGATTTAGTTGAAAATGCTACAGTTAAAGCTAATGATGGTAAAAATATTGCTGATATTATGATTAAAGGTTATGTTGGTCTTAACAAAAATATCAACACTACTTTAGAGCTTATCTCTGATGTTGAAGTTGCTAGTAAAGAGCAACAATCTGGAATTGTTCAAATCAATGATGCAATTAATTTATTAGATAGACAAACTCAGCAAAATGCTGCTGTTGCAAATGAAACTAAAGATATTGCTGAACAAACTCAATCAATAGCAGATGAAATAGTAAAAGAAGCTGATGAAAAAGAGTTTGAGGGAAAAAATAGTGTAAAAGCAAGAGATGATATAAAAATTAAAAATAAAGAAGAACCATCAATTAAAAAAAATAAACAAGAACCAAAAGCAGAAACAAAAAAAGTTAATAAACAAGATATAAAACCAAATAACAATGATGATAGTGAGTGGGAAAGTTTTTAA
- a CDS encoding diguanylate cyclase: protein MEKKDLLNRIFLIIVFVIFELVLLYEIQIFYDGETNRVLDQNLKKVETQYKTINKSLNNLADSTFIGFIDRPEIKEAFKQRDRKKLYNLLNETYMYLTSLGFRQVHFHLPDNTSFLRMHKPEKYGDNLSSFRYTVEYVNRYKKSIHGLETGRVLPGMRNVYPIFFGEEYLGSVEMSFGIDKVENEIEKVYTNIYTHFLIKKDKFNKTVFDEYKIYYKDSFENNQYVQLKRVVNKVFFKDIDFEKEFVDDIKRKMDEKEIFNFDLPLGHSPKSKIEHKHYVVSFLPISNVKSDNTMYFVFYESNNILKVIEEHRLNKKIIFSMLLIGMFLFIFQLMRNREITLRAKKHIEKEKAKYKDLMSIASDGIHILDIHGNIYEANKSFAKMLGYSCSEIKSLNVRDFDYKFSGKEIPERINALLDTSQVFNTLHIKKDKTILEVQISAKKVEIDGDIYLYASSRDITKERNEYRKLEKFIELQDNIVIITNSKQLTFANKKFFEFSGFKSLEDFNKKFECICDLFVENDRFFHLGKVEQKEDWIKNIESLPHSKRVVGMLMYDYNLHAFAVTVNKFEEDLYILSFTDITQTMLNHIELEDKTIHDKLTNAYNREYFEQNIPDIIKSFISDGFSLGVAFLDIDHFKRVNDTFGHDVGDDVLIHFVKTIQKYSRENDILIRWGGEEFILFLRVNSNEGLKKALEHLRRVIELEKIPVVGKITCSIGASIYKEDENIYQTIKRADEAVYVAKNKGRNAVEIN from the coding sequence TTGGAAAAAAAAGACTTATTAAATAGAATATTTCTTATTATCGTTTTTGTTATTTTTGAATTGGTTCTTTTATATGAAATACAAATTTTTTATGATGGTGAGACCAATAGAGTATTAGATCAAAATCTAAAAAAAGTAGAAACTCAATACAAAACTATAAATAAATCACTTAATAACTTAGCTGACAGTACTTTTATTGGTTTTATAGATAGACCTGAGATAAAAGAAGCATTTAAACAAAGAGATAGAAAAAAGTTATATAATTTATTAAATGAAACTTATATGTATCTTACCTCTTTAGGATTTAGGCAAGTTCATTTTCATCTACCTGATAATACTTCATTTTTGCGAATGCACAAACCAGAAAAATATGGAGATAATCTTAGCTCTTTTAGATATACAGTTGAATATGTTAATCGATATAAAAAAAGTATTCATGGACTAGAAACAGGAAGAGTTCTCCCTGGTATGAGAAATGTTTATCCAATATTTTTTGGTGAAGAGTATCTTGGAAGTGTTGAGATGTCTTTTGGTATAGATAAAGTTGAAAATGAAATAGAAAAGGTTTATACAAATATCTATACGCATTTCTTAATAAAAAAAGACAAATTTAATAAAACTGTTTTTGATGAATATAAAATTTATTATAAAGATAGTTTTGAAAACAACCAATATGTACAACTTAAAAGAGTAGTAAATAAAGTTTTTTTCAAAGATATTGATTTTGAAAAAGAGTTTGTGGATGATATAAAAAGAAAGATGGATGAAAAAGAAATTTTCAATTTTGACCTTCCTTTGGGGCATTCACCAAAAAGTAAAATAGAACATAAACATTATGTAGTTTCTTTTTTACCAATCTCAAATGTAAAATCTGACAACACTATGTATTTTGTTTTCTATGAATCTAATAATATATTAAAAGTTATAGAAGAGCATAGATTAAACAAAAAAATAATATTTTCTATGTTATTGATTGGTATGTTTTTATTTATTTTTCAGTTAATGAGAAATAGGGAAATTACATTAAGAGCAAAAAAACATATTGAAAAAGAAAAAGCAAAATATAAAGATTTGATGAGTATTGCATCAGATGGGATTCATATTTTGGATATTCATGGAAATATTTATGAAGCAAATAAATCATTTGCTAAGATGTTAGGTTATAGCTGTAGTGAGATTAAAAGTTTAAATGTAAGGGATTTTGATTATAAATTTTCAGGTAAAGAGATACCTGAAAGAATAAATGCATTACTAGATACATCACAAGTTTTTAATACTTTGCATATAAAAAAAGATAAAACTATTCTTGAAGTTCAAATAAGTGCAAAAAAAGTAGAAATTGATGGAGATATATATTTATATGCCTCTTCAAGAGATATTACAAAAGAGAGAAATGAATATAGAAAATTAGAAAAATTTATTGAATTACAAGATAATATTGTCATCATAACCAATTCAAAGCAATTAACTTTTGCAAATAAGAAGTTTTTTGAATTTTCTGGTTTTAAAAGTCTAGAAGATTTTAATAAAAAATTTGAGTGTATTTGTGATTTATTTGTAGAAAATGATAGATTTTTCCATCTTGGAAAAGTAGAGCAAAAAGAGGATTGGATTAAAAATATTGAAAGTTTACCTCACTCAAAGAGAGTAGTGGGAATGTTGATGTATGATTACAATCTTCATGCTTTTGCTGTAACTGTAAATAAGTTTGAAGAAGATTTATATATTTTAAGTTTTACAGATATTACTCAAACTATGTTAAATCATATTGAGTTAGAAGACAAAACTATTCATGATAAACTAACAAATGCATACAATAGAGAGTATTTTGAACAAAATATCCCAGATATTATAAAATCTTTTATTAGTGATGGTTTCTCTTTAGGGGTTGCATTTTTAGATATTGATCATTTTAAAAGAGTTAATGATACTTTTGGACATGATGTTGGCGATGATGTATTAATTCATTTTGTAAAAACAATACAAAAGTATTCAAGAGAAAATGATATCTTAATTAGATGGGGTGGAGAAGAGTTTATTTTATTTCTTAGGGTTAATTCAAATGAAGGACTAAAAAAAGCATTAGAGCATCTAAGAAGAGTTATTGAGTTGGAAAAAATTCCTGTAGTTGGGAAAATTACTTGTTCTATAGGTGCTTCTATTTATAAAGAAGATGAAAATATTTACCAAACTATAAAAAGAGCGGACGAAGCTGTTTATGTAGCAAAAAACAAAGGAAGAAATGCAGTAGAAATAAACTAA
- a CDS encoding 3'-5' exonuclease: MIILDFETNTMNPQDVIEAAAVKLELVDGDYKVIDKFHRYYLSRYPVNPYSFEVHRLTPEKIIAHRNGASYSSYFNEDEEFIEFCSGVKTLIAHNINFELRHLDRLVKFEKHFCTMKENKQIVKALNKNGNIKNPKLDETCIFYGIDFDPLSYHSATYDVSKTYEILKCMEKKISQK, from the coding sequence ATGATTATATTAGATTTTGAAACAAACACAATGAATCCCCAAGATGTAATAGAAGCTGCAGCAGTAAAGTTAGAACTTGTGGATGGGGATTATAAAGTTATTGACAAGTTCCATCGATATTATTTATCTAGATATCCTGTAAATCCTTATTCTTTTGAGGTACATAGACTTACCCCTGAAAAAATTATTGCTCATAGAAACGGTGCAAGCTATAGTTCTTATTTTAATGAAGATGAAGAGTTTATTGAGTTTTGTAGTGGAGTTAAAACTTTGATTGCTCATAACATAAATTTTGAGCTAAGACATCTTGATAGACTTGTTAAGTTTGAAAAACATTTTTGTACTATGAAAGAAAATAAACAAATAGTAAAAGCTCTAAACAAAAATGGAAATATAAAAAATCCAAAACTAGATGAAACTTGTATTTTCTATGGTATTGATTTTGATCCACTTTCTTATCATAGTGCTACATATGATGTGAGTAAGACTTATGAGATTTTAAAATGTATGGAGAAAAAGATAAGCCAAAAATAA
- a CDS encoding TIGR04211 family SH3 domain-containing protein, with protein sequence MIKKRVSILFTTVCLSTSAFAANYYVSDELFTYTHSGPGTKYKIIGIVNAGEKIKIISTNEKAGYTQIVDSKDRKVWINSKYVSNQPGLKKQLEKLKNSYSKLDKNQITLEKELATNIDQVKELKKINSSLSKELKQVQEKNEKLNERLDKEQNELLMRWFTYGGIVAGAGLILGLILPYLIPNRKQKARW encoded by the coding sequence ATGATTAAAAAAAGAGTTTCAATACTATTTACAACTGTCTGTCTAAGCACATCAGCATTTGCAGCGAACTATTATGTTTCAGACGAATTATTTACATATACACATTCAGGGCCAGGAACAAAATATAAAATTATAGGAATTGTAAATGCAGGTGAAAAAATCAAAATTATAAGTACAAATGAAAAGGCTGGATATACGCAAATAGTAGATTCAAAAGATCGTAAAGTATGGATAAACTCAAAATATGTTTCAAATCAACCAGGATTAAAAAAACAGTTAGAAAAACTTAAAAACTCATATTCAAAACTGGATAAAAACCAAATAACTTTAGAAAAAGAGTTAGCCACCAACATCGATCAAGTGAAAGAATTAAAAAAAATAAATTCATCTTTAAGTAAAGAATTAAAACAAGTTCAAGAAAAAAATGAAAAGTTAAATGAAAGGCTAGATAAAGAACAAAATGAACTATTGATGCGTTGGTTTACTTATGGTGGTATCGTTGCAGGAGCTGGTCTTATTCTTGGATTAATACTTCCATATCTAATTCCTAATCGTAAACAAAAAGCACGTTGGTAA
- a CDS encoding peptidylprolyl isomerase gives MAKATARHILVNNEKLARKLKKEIIKNEITFEKAAKKFSKCPSKKSGGNLGTFSKGEMVKEFDNIVFKEDLHRVHGPIRTEFGFHLIEILARY, from the coding sequence ATGGCAAAAGCTACAGCTAGACATATCTTAGTAAACAACGAAAAGTTAGCTAGAAAACTAAAAAAAGAGATTATCAAAAACGAAATCACTTTTGAAAAAGCTGCTAAAAAGTTCTCAAAATGTCCTTCTAAAAAAAGTGGAGGGAATTTAGGTACTTTTTCAAAAGGTGAGATGGTAAAAGAGTTTGATAATATTGTGTTCAAAGAGGATTTACATAGAGTTCATGGACCTATTAGAACTGAGTTTGGATTTCATCTTATTGAGATTTTAGCTAGATATTAA
- the rhuM gene encoding RhuM family protein, whose protein sequence is MQSTDIVIYKTGEIELNVTLKENDIWLGANDIASIFDVNRPAIVKHIGNIYKTDELDKASTCSILEQVANDGKKRRMNFYNLDMIISVGYRVNSKKATKFRKWATSILKQYITDGYVINSDKITNDRFVSLEEKVHYLSEKVDILESKNIKPKQGIFYDGQIFDAYTFVSDLIRSAKDKIILIDNYVDDSVLTLFSKNQNIEVIIYTKSITKQLNLDLKKYNSQYKKIEIKKFDNSHDRFLILDEKELYHLGASLKDLGKKWFAFSKMDIKSFDVLKRLESI, encoded by the coding sequence ATGCAATCAACAGATATAGTGATATATAAAACTGGGGAAATAGAGCTAAATGTTACACTTAAAGAAAATGATATTTGGCTTGGTGCTAATGATATTGCAAGTATATTTGATGTAAATCGTCCTGCTATAGTAAAACATATAGGAAATATTTACAAAACAGATGAATTAGACAAAGCTTCAACCTGTTCCATTTTGGAACAAGTTGCAAATGATGGCAAAAAAAGAAGAATGAATTTTTATAATCTAGATATGATTATATCTGTGGGATATAGAGTTAATTCAAAAAAAGCAACAAAATTTAGGAAATGGGCTACCTCAATTTTAAAACAATATATTACTGATGGCTATGTCATAAATAGTGACAAAATAACAAATGATAGATTTGTATCATTAGAAGAAAAAGTACACTATTTAAGTGAAAAGGTTGATATATTAGAGTCAAAAAATATTAAACCAAAACAAGGAATATTTTACGATGGACAGATATTTGATGCTTACACTTTTGTATCTGATTTAATAAGAAGTGCAAAAGATAAAATAATACTTATAGATAACTATGTGGATGATAGTGTCTTAACTCTATTTTCAAAAAATCAAAATATAGAAGTGATAATATATACAAAAAGCATCACAAAACAACTAAATCTTGATCTTAAAAAATACAACTCTCAATATAAAAAAATAGAGATAAAAAAGTTTGATAACTCACACGATAGATTTTTAATACTTGATGAAAAAGAACTTTATCATCTTGGAGCTAGTTTAAAAGACTTGGGTAAAAAATGGTTTGCTTTTTCAAAGATGGATATAAAAAGTTTTGATGTCTTAAAAAGATTAGAATCGATATAA